TCTTTATCCGAATCTGAAATATCCTGTTGCCCAGACTTATCCACGGCTGCAACAGATAGCAAAAAAATGCTTAGGACTATCGGGCTCCCTACCGCTGAGACGTTTTATAGCGTAGGTAGTCAAGAAAATTTGCCAACTCTACCAAAACCTCATCAGGCAGAGTATTCACTACCTCAACGAGATCTTACCGTTCTACAGTTGTTTCAGACATGGCTATCTTACTAATGACATAGCGTGTCCACTCTATTCTACCCTACCAAAAAGCAACATGGGAATATCATAACGGCACAGTTGAGCGGCAGTAAATATCTCTGAACTAAGCACTAAGATCCCCCGGCTGTCCGCTCCAATGAGGTGTTGGGCTACTGACTGTACCGCTAGGGCTATTAAGGCTCAACAACCACTCACTTGTAGTTTGTGGGGATAGCAAATGGACGATAGATAGATGTGCATATTCCTGTTGCCGAAATAGTGCAGGATACTTTTTACGATTTCGTTGATAGGTTTGCAACATCCATAGCAAGATAGACTCCTGACTAAAGAACGATTTCCAAATATCTTCACGATTGCCATTCCAAAGTTCCTCTTGTTTAAGCGATCGCTGCAATGTTCGCCGCAGCAGTCGTCCCATCACTAGCCAGAAAGAATAATCCAGAAACACTACTGTATCAGCTTGACCCCAAACTATGTCTCGCACTCCACTATAGTTGCCGTCTACAATCCAATGATCGCTGCTCACAGCCTTGGTCACTCGCTCTCGAAAAACTTGTTCTGAAGCTGCTGTCCAATTTGACTCCCAGTGGAGTGCATCTAACTCTATATGAGGAATCTGCAAGTGCTGAGCAACTTGTCGTGCTAGGGTTGTCTTTCCTGACCCCGTAGTCCCAATAACAGAAACTCGCTGACCGCAACTCTGAAAATTGTCTTGCATAAGCCTGATTTCTACACTGCAACTCTGCCAAAGCAGCTCAACGATGCCCATCATCCGCCGCAAATAATCTCTGTATCATAGTCAACTACCTCTCGGCGATCGGTGTTCATAGGCTTTGTTAGGCTGTGACTACTTACTACTTGCTTCAAGGAATTTATGAATATGGTGCGTTCCCAAAAATCTATCTGTGAGGTGATGGGAGTTGCAGTAGGGAACGCACCCTACAAGATCAGCGATCGCACTTAAAATAGGTGTACATCACCTGACATCGCCAACTCTTAGCTAAATTTACTTCCTCTTCAATCGAATTTGTCCAGAATTACAGCCAGGATCTGACCAAGGTCCACGGAGGAAAACCCTACCGTTAGAAACCGAAATCTGTAAGCGACCGCCTTTAATACACCAGCGAGATCCAGGCGGCGGATTTTGATCCGTAATTCGAATCTCCTTGAAGAGGAGAGCACCATTAACTACTCTGCCTCTTAGCGACATAACTCCAAAAACGCTTGGATTATTTAGATCAGTGATTACTGATGTTCCTGTAAAACGTGATGTTCCTATGCGCCTGAGACTCATTTCATAATCCCAGGTTCTGCCTGGTTGAGTTAAAAATCCTGCCCAATTTCCCCGAAAACGAGCAGGATTCAAAGATCTTGGTTGCTGACGAGTGTTGGAGACAGCAGATGAAGAACTACGTCCTAAACTTACTGAAGTTTTCAATTCCAATTCAGGAGCAGATAGAGGAGTTGAAGCTTGTCGTGTATTTGAAAAACATGAACATGACGAGACTTTGTTTTCAAACCTAACCTTGGCTGTCATCATAACGGTAAAACCTCATTGGACTGATTCTCAATTAGCCGCTAAATTTCTGACTGAGTTTTGACCAAAGACTGAGTAGCTTAACAATTTATTGGATGGATCCAATCTGCCTACATACCTCCTACCAGGTGAATATGCAGATTACTTGCAGCCTATCTACCCCCAGAGGGTAATTAGACAGCAAATAATTTGCATAATAGCCCTCTCTGGGGTAGATAGACAGCAAAGATCCGTATATCTTCCATTTTGCCATCAGCGGACTTCGCTATCCGGTTGATCAACCACCACGATTCCCACAGTTGCCATGCTATCGCCGCCTATAGTTTAGACGGCATAACGCATAACTGCTGGGGGTTTGCGGTGCGTTACGCTGCGCGATCGCACCCTACGTCCAGTGTTGCTTCCCATTCAATTGGTATGAGGGCCAGACCAATCCGAATTGGAGTTCGCCTCGTAACAAGAGTGAGACCCTTACAAGAGAACACTGATTATGATTCCTACATCCAAGCAGGCGCTATCTCGCCGTCAAATCCTGGCTGGGGGTGCGATCGCTGGTCTATCTGGCGCAATTGGCCTATCGTTGCTCAAGCCGCGTTCTGCTATGGCTTCCGAGGACGATGTAGCCAATGATCTAGGCATTTTGAACACCGCTCTGTACTACGAACACCAAGCCATCTGGGCCTATGGCTTTGCTGCTCCTCAACTGAGCGAAACCGAGGTTGGGCAGGCTGTCTTGGCGCTTGCACTCAGAAATCAAGCCGACCACATGGAACACCGGGATTTACTAGCCTCCGTGATCACCAGCTTGGGCGGAATGCCCGTTATGGCAGAAGAGAGTTACGACGTTTCTGCCTACATTGAAGCTGGCGAAGGTAACCTAGACTCGGATGTGAATATTGCCAAGCTAGCTCTGGCGCTAGAGGTCGATGCAGCGATCGCCTATGGCAATGAAGCCGCTCAGTTCAAAACCCCTGCCTTGGTTACCGCTGGGGTCTCCATTGCAGCCACCGAGTCTGCCCATGCTACGGCCATTCGCGCCGCCTTTATTTCCCTCGGCGTAGATATTTATCACGTGCCTGTAGCGTTTATCAATGGCGACACTCGCAGTGAGTGGGTGTTGATGGTTGAATAAGATTTTGAGTTAACCGAGGAGCGATCGCTTTCATAGGGGGCGATCGCTTGTCGTATACCAGAGCTCAATGCCCTACCAGGGCAGCACCTCGCCATTGGCGTGCCAAAAGGTGCCGGTTGTTTCTAGATTGAGCGCATCAATCCGTTCTAACAACCCATTCACAGAGGTTTCAGGCGTAATGCCGCCGGAGGTAAAGCCAGTCATGCGGGTGCTCACAAGCCCTGGATGAAGGATGCCGACCGGAATACCACGGGGTTTTAGATCGTGGGATAAGGATTTACCTGCCATAGATAAGGCAACTTTCGACATGCGGTAGCCATAGGAACCACCGGAGGTATTATCGGCGATCGACCCCATGCGACTGGTCATGATGATCACCTTGGAGCCGCTGTGGAGATTGGGCAACAGAGCTTGGGTAACCCGCAGGGTGCCCAAGGCATTCACCTCAAACTGCTGACGAATACTCTCGAAGTCTAGATTTTCCAGAGTATTGCGCTGCAAGATGCCGGCGTTGTTGATCAATACATCAATCTCAAGCCCATCGAAGCGATCGGTTAGGTCGGCCACCGATCGGTCAGATGCAATATCAATGCCGGTTTCGACCTGCACTCCTAGCTGCTTCAGCTCATTCGAGGGTGTACGACAAACGGCGATCGCTGTATCGCCCCGTTCTTTGAGTTGGCGGCAATATTCGTAGCCGATGCCGCGATTTGCTCCCGTGATGACGTAGATTGCCATGGCTGATCCTGGAATTCACCAATGGCCAGTGTACCGAAAGGCGATCGCCCTTGGAGGACTTCTCACACCCCTCAGGGCTACAAGAATTGACATTTCCTAGGCCACAGACCACTCTCAGGACGTTTAGGATTGAGATTAGGATTGAAATTCTGAAGCTACAATCATGGATCCAATCCCAGCA
The genomic region above belongs to Leptolyngbya sp. CCY15150 and contains:
- a CDS encoding AAA family ATPase, whose product is MQDNFQSCGQRVSVIGTTGSGKTTLARQVAQHLQIPHIELDALHWESNWTAASEQVFRERVTKAVSSDHWIVDGNYSGVRDIVWGQADTVVFLDYSFWLVMGRLLRRTLQRSLKQEELWNGNREDIWKSFFSQESILLWMLQTYQRNRKKYPALFRQQEYAHLSIVHLLSPQTTSEWLLSLNSPSGTVSSPTPHWSGQPGDLSA
- a CDS encoding ferritin-like domain-containing protein, whose protein sequence is MIPTSKQALSRRQILAGGAIAGLSGAIGLSLLKPRSAMASEDDVANDLGILNTALYYEHQAIWAYGFAAPQLSETEVGQAVLALALRNQADHMEHRDLLASVITSLGGMPVMAEESYDVSAYIEAGEGNLDSDVNIAKLALALEVDAAIAYGNEAAQFKTPALVTAGVSIAATESAHATAIRAAFISLGVDIYHVPVAFINGDTRSEWVLMVE
- a CDS encoding SDR family oxidoreductase — translated: MAIYVITGANRGIGYEYCRQLKERGDTAIAVCRTPSNELKQLGVQVETGIDIASDRSVADLTDRFDGLEIDVLINNAGILQRNTLENLDFESIRQQFEVNALGTLRVTQALLPNLHSGSKVIIMTSRMGSIADNTSGGSYGYRMSKVALSMAGKSLSHDLKPRGIPVGILHPGLVSTRMTGFTSGGITPETSVNGLLERIDALNLETTGTFWHANGEVLPW